A region of Streptomyces sp. NBC_01267 DNA encodes the following proteins:
- a CDS encoding sodium:solute symporter, which produces MAVDYAVIVVYLAGMLAMGWWGMRRARSKSEFLVAGRRLGPAMYSGTMAAIVLGGASTIGGVGLGYQYGLSGAWMVVTIGLGLLALSVFFSARIARLKVYTVSEMLDLRYGGRAGVISGVVMWAYTLMLAVTSTIAYATIFDVLFDMNRTVAIVLGGAIVVAYSTLGGMWSITLTDMVQFVVKTIGVLLLLLPIAVVKAGGFSGMKAKLPTSYFDPLGIGGETIFTYVLIYTFGMLIGQDIWQRVFTARSDKVARLGGTVAGTYCLVYAVAGAVIGTAAKVMYPKLPSADAAFATIVKDELPVGVRGLVLAAALAAVMSTSSGALIACATVANNDIWSRLRGMRASPGAQGDRSDRSDRSDRSDHGDGSDRSDHGDGSDDRDGSDDRDEVRGNRAFILAMGVLVICIAIALNNVVEALTVAYNLLVGGLLVPILGGLLWKRGTVQGALTAVTAGGLVVLGLMWRYGALANEPIYYGLLASLVSYVVVSLASKPTDAAVLAHWRDRLAGREEGSGEVPGSAGEASGSEPETAPAQS; this is translated from the coding sequence ATGGCAGTCGACTACGCAGTGATCGTCGTCTACCTGGCGGGCATGCTCGCCATGGGCTGGTGGGGCATGCGCCGCGCCAGGTCCAAGTCCGAGTTCCTGGTGGCGGGCCGCAGGCTCGGACCGGCCATGTACTCGGGCACCATGGCCGCGATCGTCCTCGGCGGTGCCTCCACCATCGGCGGTGTCGGCCTCGGCTACCAGTACGGCCTTTCCGGCGCCTGGATGGTCGTCACGATCGGCCTCGGGCTGCTGGCCCTCAGCGTGTTCTTCTCCGCCCGCATCGCCCGGCTCAAGGTCTACACCGTCTCCGAGATGCTCGACCTGCGGTACGGCGGCCGGGCCGGGGTCATCTCCGGCGTCGTCATGTGGGCGTACACGCTGATGCTCGCCGTCACCTCGACCATCGCCTACGCCACGATCTTCGACGTCCTCTTCGACATGAACCGGACGGTCGCGATCGTCCTCGGCGGTGCGATCGTCGTCGCGTACTCCACGCTCGGCGGGATGTGGTCGATCACCCTCACCGACATGGTGCAGTTCGTCGTCAAGACGATCGGGGTGCTGCTCCTGCTGCTGCCGATCGCGGTCGTGAAGGCCGGTGGCTTCTCCGGGATGAAGGCGAAGCTGCCCACCTCGTACTTCGACCCGCTGGGCATCGGCGGCGAGACCATCTTCACGTACGTCCTGATCTACACCTTCGGGATGCTGATCGGGCAGGACATCTGGCAGCGGGTGTTCACCGCCCGCAGCGACAAGGTCGCCCGGCTCGGCGGCACCGTCGCCGGTACGTACTGCCTGGTGTACGCGGTCGCCGGAGCGGTCATCGGTACGGCCGCCAAGGTCATGTACCCGAAGCTGCCGAGCGCCGACGCCGCCTTCGCCACCATCGTCAAGGACGAACTGCCCGTCGGTGTACGGGGTTTGGTGCTCGCCGCCGCGCTGGCCGCCGTGATGTCCACCTCGTCCGGAGCGCTGATCGCCTGCGCCACCGTCGCCAACAACGACATCTGGTCGCGGCTGCGCGGGATGCGCGCCTCCCCGGGTGCGCAGGGCGACCGCAGTGACCGCAGTGACCGCAGTGACCGCAGTGACCACGGTGACGGCAGTGACCGCAGTGACCACGGTGACGGCAGTGACGACCGCGACGGCAGTGACGACCGCGACGAGGTGCGTGGCAACCGCGCCTTCATCCTCGCCATGGGCGTGCTGGTCATCTGTATCGCCATCGCCCTCAACAACGTCGTCGAAGCACTCACCGTCGCCTACAACCTGCTGGTCGGCGGGTTGCTGGTGCCGATCCTCGGCGGCCTGCTGTGGAAGCGCGGCACGGTGCAGGGGGCGCTGACGGCCGTGACCGCCGGCGGACTCGTCGTCCTGGGCCTGATGTGGAGGTACGGGGCGCTCGCCAACGAGCCCATCTACTACGGGCTGCTGGCCTCGCTGGTCTCGTACGTCGTCGTCTCGCTCGCCTCGAAGCCGACCGACGCGGCCGTACTCGCCCACTGGCGAGACCGGCTGGCCGGGCGCGAGGAGGGATCGGGAGAGGTGCCCGGGTCCGCGGGAGAGGCATCCGGGTCCGAACCGGAGACCGCTCCGGCACAGAGTTAG
- a CDS encoding PucR family transcriptional regulator — MPDPAAPPTPPVPLAALLARQDLGLRQVAGPAAEGSGEAGGASVHWVHTSEMADPYPYLLGGELLLTAGVQLSDADRYVSRIVAAGGAALGFGLAPVYDTVPPALAEACDRHGLPLVEVPTRTPFTAVARAVWGLMAEARHRELRRMSEAQQGLAAAASRPEPVPAVLRQLARRLGGWTVLLAPDGTALGTAGREPAPEVRAGVTALARVVRPTTAQATTQDSRPPAARPAPASATDTAGSAQLAAYAVAGGEGLVLGVATTRREPGDHTVAGVAVVLLSLLTAERPGADEAARSAALVRLLLGAAPEEVAPLLGEGPWTVVHGRGAGAAPALGSPLVDAAADTVRALLPAGREVTRRPGWSLGVSAPATLRDLAAADAQAGRALRRAETTGTPLVRHGGTGLAALLDPAEATAHAQALLAPLGTDGPLPETLRTWLALHGSWDRTAAALGVHRNTVRQRIGRCRALLGTDLDDMDVRSELWFALRQG; from the coding sequence ATGCCGGACCCCGCCGCTCCGCCCACTCCCCCCGTTCCACTGGCCGCGCTCCTCGCCCGCCAGGACCTCGGGCTGCGCCAGGTCGCGGGCCCGGCGGCCGAGGGGTCCGGGGAGGCCGGGGGTGCCTCGGTGCACTGGGTGCACACCAGCGAGATGGCCGACCCGTATCCGTATCTGCTCGGCGGCGAACTGCTGCTGACCGCGGGCGTGCAGCTCAGCGACGCCGACCGGTACGTGAGCCGGATCGTCGCGGCGGGCGGGGCCGCGCTCGGCTTCGGGCTCGCGCCGGTGTACGACACGGTGCCGCCCGCGCTGGCCGAGGCGTGCGACCGGCACGGTCTGCCGCTCGTCGAGGTGCCGACCCGGACGCCGTTCACCGCGGTGGCCCGCGCGGTCTGGGGGCTGATGGCGGAGGCCCGCCACCGTGAGCTGCGCCGGATGTCGGAGGCCCAGCAGGGCCTGGCCGCGGCGGCGTCCCGCCCGGAACCGGTGCCCGCCGTACTGCGTCAGCTGGCGCGGCGGCTGGGCGGCTGGACCGTCCTGCTGGCCCCGGACGGCACCGCCCTCGGGACGGCGGGCCGCGAGCCCGCGCCGGAGGTACGCGCCGGGGTGACGGCGCTCGCCCGGGTCGTCCGGCCCACGACGGCGCAAGCCACCACCCAGGACTCCCGGCCCCCGGCAGCCCGACCGGCACCCGCCTCCGCCACCGACACCGCGGGCTCCGCCCAGCTGGCCGCGTACGCGGTGGCCGGGGGCGAGGGGCTGGTGCTCGGGGTCGCCACCACCCGGCGCGAACCCGGCGACCACACCGTCGCCGGGGTGGCCGTCGTCCTGCTCTCGCTGCTGACCGCGGAGCGGCCGGGGGCCGACGAGGCGGCGCGGTCGGCCGCGCTGGTGCGGCTGCTGCTGGGGGCCGCGCCCGAGGAGGTGGCGCCGCTGCTCGGCGAGGGGCCGTGGACCGTCGTGCACGGCCGCGGCGCGGGGGCGGCTCCGGCGCTGGGCAGCCCGCTGGTGGACGCGGCGGCCGACACCGTACGCGCCCTGCTCCCCGCCGGCCGGGAGGTGACCCGCCGCCCCGGCTGGAGCCTCGGGGTGAGCGCCCCGGCAACGTTGCGGGACCTCGCGGCGGCCGACGCCCAGGCCGGACGGGCCCTGCGCCGCGCGGAGACGACCGGCACCCCGCTGGTCCGGCACGGCGGCACGGGCCTGGCCGCACTGCTGGACCCGGCGGAGGCGACCGCCCACGCACAGGCACTGCTCGCACCGCTGGGCACGGACGGCCCGCTGCCCGAGACGCTGCGCACCTGGCTTGCGCTGCACGGCAGTTGGGACCGGACGGCGGCGGCGCTGGGCGTGCACCGCAACACCGTCCGCCAGCGGATCGGCCGGTGCAGGGCGCTGCTCGGCACGGATCTGGACGACATGGACGTGCGGTCAGAACTGTGGTTCGCGCTGCGCCAGGGCTGA
- a CDS encoding helix-turn-helix domain-containing protein, protein MSNRYGEWLKAQREAAGLTQQELANAAIMTRSHISHIEGGRRIPSEEDAQRLDKALDTGNVLSSFRPQDDGVLANYFGAARHLEQQATTIREFALSFIPGILQTEAYARAVLGMAFPPVSDEERDRAVVARLDRSQILTDAKAPVVWALLDESVLRRPIGGRSVMAEQITHVVRLVEAGRIRAHVLPFSLGFHPLLESMLTLMWFEDQPPVAYSEGVRMGKLHDSPSVVEELLGRYDLALSDALPLNESLAVLRAAAKDYGHHG, encoded by the coding sequence ATGAGCAATCGGTACGGCGAGTGGCTGAAGGCACAGCGCGAGGCAGCAGGGCTGACACAACAGGAGTTGGCCAACGCGGCGATCATGACCCGCTCGCACATCTCGCACATCGAGGGGGGACGGCGGATCCCTTCCGAGGAGGACGCGCAGCGCCTGGACAAGGCGTTGGACACCGGGAACGTGCTCAGCAGCTTCCGACCGCAGGACGACGGGGTTCTCGCGAACTACTTCGGGGCTGCTCGCCACCTCGAACAACAAGCCACCACGATCCGCGAATTCGCGCTTTCCTTCATTCCTGGCATCCTCCAGACCGAGGCGTACGCACGTGCCGTTCTCGGCATGGCCTTCCCGCCCGTGAGCGACGAGGAACGTGACAGAGCAGTTGTCGCCCGGCTCGACCGCTCGCAGATCCTCACCGATGCGAAAGCGCCCGTAGTGTGGGCACTGTTGGACGAGTCGGTCCTGCGCCGCCCCATCGGCGGCCGAAGCGTCATGGCGGAGCAGATCACACACGTCGTCCGCCTGGTCGAGGCGGGACGCATCCGCGCCCACGTACTGCCGTTCTCGCTGGGCTTTCACCCCCTGCTGGAGAGCATGTTGACGCTGATGTGGTTCGAGGATCAGCCACCAGTTGCCTACAGCGAGGGGGTCCGCATGGGCAAGTTGCACGACTCCCCGTCCGTAGTCGAAGAACTACTGGGCCGCTACGATCTCGCACTGAGCGACGCACTGCCGCTGAATGAGTCACTGGCCGTGCTGAGAGCAGCGGCAAAGGACTACGGACACCATGGCTGA
- a CDS encoding DUF397 domain-containing protein, which yields MAEQTIPDTTSLSGWRKSTYSGSESGSCVEVLDNHPSGIPVRDSKAPHGPALIFPAAGWASFITALKGGGVPM from the coding sequence ATGGCTGAGCAGACCATCCCGGACACGACATCGCTGAGCGGCTGGCGAAAGTCGACGTACAGCGGCAGCGAATCGGGCAGCTGCGTAGAGGTCCTGGACAACCACCCCTCCGGCATTCCCGTACGCGACTCCAAGGCGCCCCACGGCCCGGCCCTGATCTTCCCCGCAGCCGGGTGGGCATCGTTCATCACCGCGCTCAAGGGCGGCGGCGTTCCGATGTGA
- a CDS encoding acyl-CoA dehydrogenase family protein — MRRTVYNEDHQAFRDTIRSFIEAEVVPVYDEWLAAGQAPREFYQKLGELGIFGIEVPEEFGGAGEESFKFQAIISEECARAGVSFGGSGVHVALCLPYLKAYATEDQKKRWLPDFASGASMFAIAMTEPGTGSDLAGMKTTAKLSADGTHYVLNGAKTFITGGVHADRVIVCARTAAPTAEDRRHGISLLVVDTKSEGYAVGRKLDKLGLKTSDTAELSFSDVKVPVEDLLGEENKGFSYLGQNLPQERLGIAVGAYAQAAAAVRFAQAYVQERTVFGKTVASFQNTKFELAACQAEVDAAEAVCDRALEAHDLGELTAAEAASAKLFTTEVAHRVIDKCLQLHGGYGYMNEYPIARLYADNRVNRIYGGTSEVMKMIIAKNMGL; from the coding sequence GTGCGCCGTACCGTCTACAACGAGGACCACCAGGCATTCCGGGACACCATCCGGTCGTTCATCGAGGCCGAGGTCGTTCCGGTGTACGACGAGTGGCTGGCGGCGGGCCAGGCGCCGCGCGAGTTCTACCAGAAGCTCGGCGAGCTGGGCATCTTCGGCATCGAGGTGCCCGAGGAGTTCGGCGGCGCGGGCGAGGAGTCCTTCAAGTTCCAGGCGATCATCTCCGAGGAGTGCGCCCGCGCCGGTGTCTCCTTCGGCGGTTCCGGCGTGCACGTCGCGCTCTGCCTGCCGTACCTGAAGGCGTACGCCACCGAGGACCAGAAGAAGCGCTGGCTCCCCGACTTCGCGTCCGGTGCCTCGATGTTCGCCATCGCCATGACCGAGCCGGGCACCGGTTCCGACCTGGCGGGCATGAAGACCACCGCCAAGCTCTCCGCCGACGGCACGCACTACGTGCTCAACGGCGCCAAGACCTTCATCACCGGCGGGGTGCACGCCGACCGCGTCATCGTCTGCGCCCGCACCGCGGCCCCGACCGCCGAGGACCGCCGGCACGGCATCTCGCTGCTCGTCGTGGACACCAAGTCCGAGGGGTACGCGGTCGGCCGCAAGCTCGACAAGCTCGGCCTGAAGACCTCCGACACCGCCGAACTGTCCTTCAGCGACGTCAAGGTGCCGGTCGAGGACCTGCTCGGCGAGGAGAACAAGGGCTTCTCCTACCTCGGCCAGAACCTCCCGCAGGAGCGCCTCGGCATCGCCGTGGGTGCGTACGCGCAGGCCGCCGCCGCCGTCCGGTTCGCCCAGGCGTACGTGCAGGAGCGCACCGTGTTCGGCAAGACCGTCGCGTCGTTCCAGAACACCAAGTTCGAACTGGCCGCCTGCCAGGCCGAGGTCGACGCGGCCGAGGCCGTCTGCGACCGCGCCCTCGAAGCCCACGACCTGGGCGAGCTGACGGCGGCCGAGGCCGCGTCCGCGAAGCTCTTCACCACCGAGGTCGCGCACCGCGTGATCGACAAGTGCCTCCAGCTGCACGGCGGTTACGGCTACATGAACGAGTACCCGATCGCCCGCCTCTACGCGGACAACCGGGTCAACCGGATCTACGGCGGCACCAGCGAAGTCATGAAGATGATCATCGCGAAGAACATGGGCCTGTAG
- a CDS encoding acyl-CoA thioesterase, with amino-acid sequence MNTALESLLGLLDLERIEQDIFRGQSHSSVVPRVFGGQVAAQALVAAGRTVPTDTDLSPAPGNTPLAHSLHAYFLRPGDPGAPIVYTVDRIRDGRSFTTRRVVAVQHGQPIFHLSASFQTYEEGLEHQAPMPQAPDPETLPTAAEQLPRYADRFLDPGTLDRLLEARAAVDLRYVDAPPFASVGTPGEPRSQVWFRTRGKLADDPLLHVCLATYVSDMTLLDSVLLAHGRGGWATGDIVGASLDHAMWFHRPFRADEWLLYDQESPSSSGGRGLGQARIYTQDGQLAVTVIQEGVVRVPR; translated from the coding sequence ATGAACACGGCACTTGAGTCCCTGCTCGGTCTCCTCGACCTGGAGCGGATCGAGCAGGACATCTTCCGCGGCCAGAGCCACTCCTCCGTCGTGCCGCGCGTCTTCGGCGGCCAGGTCGCCGCACAGGCCCTGGTCGCCGCGGGGCGTACGGTGCCCACGGACACGGACCTCTCCCCGGCTCCGGGAAACACCCCGCTGGCCCACTCGCTGCACGCGTACTTCCTGCGCCCCGGCGACCCGGGCGCGCCGATCGTCTACACGGTCGACCGCATCCGCGACGGCCGCTCCTTCACCACCCGCCGGGTCGTCGCAGTCCAGCACGGCCAGCCGATCTTCCACCTCTCGGCGTCCTTCCAGACGTACGAGGAGGGGCTTGAACACCAAGCGCCCATGCCGCAGGCCCCCGACCCGGAGACGCTGCCGACGGCCGCCGAGCAACTGCCGCGCTACGCGGACCGTTTCCTGGACCCGGGCACCCTGGACCGGCTGCTCGAAGCGCGCGCCGCGGTCGACCTGCGCTATGTCGACGCCCCGCCGTTCGCCAGCGTCGGCACCCCGGGCGAACCGCGCTCGCAGGTCTGGTTCCGTACGAGGGGGAAGCTGGCGGACGACCCGCTGCTGCACGTCTGCCTCGCCACGTACGTCTCCGACATGACGCTGCTCGACTCGGTACTGCTCGCACACGGGCGCGGCGGCTGGGCGACCGGCGACATCGTGGGCGCGAGCCTGGACCACGCGATGTGGTTCCACCGCCCGTTCCGGGCCGACGAGTGGCTGCTGTACGACCAGGAGTCACCGTCCTCGTCCGGCGGGCGGGGCCTCGGGCAGGCCCGGATCTACACGCAGGACGGGCAGTTGGCGGTCACGGTGATCCAGGAGGGTGTCGTCCGGGTTCCCCGCTGA
- a CDS encoding phosphatase, which produces MPIPSRAELADHLVRTRIAGNVATPRENNLSHYRKLSNGDRHYWLGIELGNRWADEQDVLAVMAERCGVIDDPEHRHGQDTIDPELTIDALDRMAARLRKAADAKESVLFATGHPGGLLDVHRATADALRRAGCEIVRIPGGLTADEGMIFQFADVAVLERGATLWHTHSPEPMRAVLDGLERVGRPQPGLVVADHGWAGCAGQRGLDSIGYADCNDPALFLGEAEGTMQITVPLDDHVTDPRFYDPMTDYLLDAAGLG; this is translated from the coding sequence ATGCCGATACCCAGCCGTGCCGAACTCGCCGACCATCTCGTCCGCACCCGGATAGCCGGAAACGTCGCCACGCCCCGCGAGAACAACCTCTCCCACTACCGCAAGCTCTCCAACGGCGACCGGCACTACTGGCTCGGCATCGAACTCGGCAACCGGTGGGCCGACGAGCAGGACGTGCTCGCCGTCATGGCGGAGCGCTGCGGTGTCATCGACGACCCCGAGCACCGGCACGGGCAGGACACCATCGACCCGGAACTGACCATCGACGCACTGGACCGGATGGCCGCCCGGCTGCGCAAGGCGGCGGACGCCAAGGAGAGCGTCCTCTTCGCCACCGGCCACCCCGGCGGTCTGCTCGACGTCCACCGGGCCACCGCCGACGCGCTGCGCAGGGCGGGCTGCGAGATCGTACGGATCCCGGGCGGGCTCACCGCCGACGAGGGCATGATCTTCCAGTTCGCGGACGTCGCGGTACTGGAGCGCGGGGCGACCCTGTGGCACACCCACTCACCGGAGCCGATGCGCGCCGTCCTCGACGGCCTGGAGCGGGTGGGCAGACCGCAGCCCGGCCTGGTGGTGGCCGACCACGGCTGGGCGGGCTGCGCCGGCCAGCGCGGACTCGACTCGATCGGCTACGCCGACTGCAACGACCCGGCCCTCTTCCTCGGCGAGGCCGAAGGCACGATGCAGATCACGGTCCCGCTCGACGACCACGTCACCGACCCGCGCTTCTACGACCCGATGACGGACTATCTGCTGGACGCGGCGGGGCTGGGCTGA
- a CDS encoding SACE_7040 family transcriptional regulator, translated as MSTRTDAPTRREQILKEAARLFAERGFHGVGVDEIGAAVGISGPGLYRHFAGKDAMLAELLVGISERLLDGGRMRAEQAGGGPETVLGSLIDGHIDFALDDRPLITVHDRELDRLRDTDRKAVRRLQRQYVELWVTVVRELYPHTPEQEARAAVHAVFGLLNSTPHLGTGGLPGRTATESLLRRLAHGAFAALAQEAEGSPVRD; from the coding sequence ATGAGCACCAGGACGGACGCCCCGACGCGGCGCGAGCAGATCCTCAAGGAGGCCGCGCGTCTCTTCGCCGAGCGCGGCTTCCACGGCGTCGGCGTGGACGAGATAGGCGCAGCGGTCGGCATCAGCGGGCCGGGGCTGTACCGCCACTTCGCGGGCAAGGACGCGATGCTCGCCGAACTGCTCGTCGGCATCAGCGAACGGCTGCTCGACGGCGGCCGGATGCGCGCCGAGCAGGCCGGTGGCGGCCCCGAGACGGTGCTCGGCTCACTCATCGACGGGCACATCGACTTCGCGCTCGACGACCGCCCGCTGATCACCGTCCACGACCGCGAACTGGACCGGCTGCGCGACACCGACCGCAAGGCGGTCCGCAGGTTGCAGCGGCAGTACGTCGAACTGTGGGTCACGGTCGTACGGGAGCTGTACCCGCACACCCCCGAGCAGGAGGCCCGAGCGGCCGTGCACGCGGTCTTCGGGCTGCTGAACTCCACCCCGCACCTGGGCACCGGCGGCCTGCCGGGCCGGACCGCCACCGAGAGCCTGCTGCGCCGCCTCGCCCACGGGGCGTTCGCGGCGCTCGCGCAGGAGGCGGAGGGGTCGCCGGTACGGGACTGA
- a CDS encoding carboxyl transferase domain-containing protein: MQQAPVLASAADPASEAWRANEAAHETLTAELRTRLAAARLGGGEKSRARHVARGKLLPRDRVDTLLDPGSPFLELAPLAAEGMYGGAAPAAGVIAGIGRVSGREVVVVANDATVKGGTYYPMTVKKHLRAQEVALENRLPCLYLVDSGGAFLPMQDEVFPDREHFGRIFYNQARMSGAGIPQIAAVLGSCTAGGAYVPAMSDEAVIVRNQGTIFLGGPPLVKAATGEVVTAEELGGGEVHSRVSGVTDHLAEDDAHALRIVRTIVSTLPERGPLPWSTEPVEEPKVDPAGLYGAVPVDSRTPYDVREVIARITDGSRFAEFKAEFGTTLITGFARIHGHPVGIVANNGILFSESAQKGAHFIELCDQRGIPLLFLQNISGFMVGRSYEAGGIAKHGAKMVTAVACTRVPKLTVVVGGSYGAGNYSMCGRAYSPRFLWMWPNAKISVMGGEQAASVLATVKRDQLGDGWSAEDEETFKDPIRAQYEQQGNAYYATARLWDDGVIDPLETRQVLGLALTACANAPLAGKDPSAPGYGVFRM; the protein is encoded by the coding sequence ATGCAGCAGGCACCGGTGCTGGCGAGCGCGGCGGATCCCGCGTCGGAGGCCTGGCGGGCCAACGAGGCGGCGCACGAGACGCTCACCGCCGAGCTGCGGACCCGGCTGGCGGCAGCGCGCCTGGGCGGCGGCGAGAAATCCCGCGCCCGCCATGTGGCGCGCGGAAAGCTGCTGCCGCGCGACCGCGTCGACACCCTCCTCGACCCCGGCTCCCCGTTCCTGGAGCTGGCACCGCTGGCCGCCGAGGGGATGTACGGCGGGGCCGCCCCGGCGGCGGGAGTGATCGCCGGGATCGGCCGGGTGAGCGGCCGTGAGGTGGTGGTGGTCGCCAATGACGCCACGGTCAAGGGCGGCACGTACTACCCGATGACCGTCAAGAAGCACCTGCGGGCGCAGGAGGTGGCCCTGGAGAACCGGCTGCCCTGCCTGTACCTGGTGGACTCGGGCGGCGCGTTCCTGCCGATGCAGGACGAGGTCTTCCCCGACCGGGAGCACTTCGGCCGGATCTTCTACAACCAGGCCCGGATGTCGGGCGCGGGCATCCCGCAGATCGCGGCGGTCCTCGGCTCCTGCACGGCGGGCGGGGCGTATGTGCCCGCGATGAGCGACGAAGCCGTGATCGTCCGCAACCAGGGCACGATCTTCCTGGGCGGCCCGCCGCTGGTGAAGGCCGCGACGGGTGAGGTCGTGACGGCGGAGGAGCTGGGCGGCGGCGAGGTGCACTCCCGGGTCTCCGGGGTGACCGACCATCTCGCGGAGGACGACGCGCACGCGCTGCGGATCGTCCGGACCATCGTGTCCACGCTGCCGGAGCGCGGCCCGCTGCCCTGGTCCACCGAGCCGGTCGAGGAGCCGAAGGTGGATCCGGCGGGGCTGTACGGCGCGGTGCCGGTGGATTCCCGTACGCCCTACGACGTTCGGGAGGTGATCGCCCGCATCACCGACGGTTCACGGTTCGCCGAGTTCAAGGCGGAGTTCGGGACGACGCTGATCACCGGCTTCGCCCGGATCCACGGCCACCCCGTCGGCATCGTCGCCAACAACGGCATCCTCTTCTCCGAATCCGCCCAGAAGGGCGCGCACTTCATCGAGCTGTGCGACCAGCGCGGCATCCCGCTGCTCTTCCTCCAGAACATCTCCGGCTTCATGGTCGGCCGCAGTTACGAGGCGGGCGGCATCGCCAAGCACGGCGCGAAGATGGTGACGGCGGTGGCCTGCACCCGGGTACCGAAGCTGACGGTGGTCGTCGGCGGGTCGTACGGAGCGGGCAACTACTCGATGTGCGGGCGCGCCTATTCACCGCGCTTCCTGTGGATGTGGCCGAACGCCAAGATCTCGGTGATGGGCGGCGAGCAGGCCGCTTCCGTGCTGGCCACGGTCAAGCGCGACCAGTTGGGCGACGGCTGGAGCGCCGAGGACGAGGAGACGTTCAAGGACCCGATCCGCGCCCAGTACGAGCAGCAGGGCAACGCCTACTACGCGACGGCGCGGCTGTGGGACGACGGGGTGATCGACCCGCTGGAGACCCGGCAGGTCCTCGGCCTGGCGCTGACCGCCTGCGCCAATGCCCCGCTGGCCGGGAAGGACCCGTCAGCGCCCGGCTACGGCGTCTTCCGGATGTGA